Proteins from one uncultured Desulfuromonas sp. genomic window:
- a CDS encoding transposase: protein MSAGSDGLTISANQVINWLDAIARMFRYYHGNDIVEGFHRTMKLIQRRAYGFRNFENYRLRV from the coding sequence CTGAGCGCTGGCTCAGACGGGCTGACAATTAGCGCTAATCAGGTTATAAATTGGCTTGATGCCATTGCCCGTATGTTTCGTTATTACCACGGTAACGACATCGTCGAGGGTTTCCATCGAACGATGAAGCTGATTCAACGCAGAGCATACGGATTCAGGAATTTTGAAAATTATCGATTACGAGTTTGA